The nucleotide sequence CTGCTTACGCCCGAGGTTGACGCGTTTGATGGCCGACAACGTCCCTTTCTTGGCGTCGCCAACCACAAGCCACCAACTCTCGgagtccttcttcttggggTACCGCGGTGCCACAACagcgccaagctcgccgtcgtcgtccatctcgCGCTCCAGCGACACGACCATCTCCACGCTGtcccccgcctccacctcaTCCGCGTTGACCACCTCATAGTTCACCTCGATGTTTGGGTAGCGATTGCACGCCTCCGCAACTTCACCCATCTGCGCGTCCGTCATCTGcaggagctccgcgcgcttgtcgtcgtcctcaaTGTCGACCAAATCGTAGACGCTCTCAATGCCAGCCTCGGCGCAGCGAGCGGCGCAATCCTTGTCCACGTGTGGCAGCTGAAGCAGCGGACTGTCTTTGTCCCACATTCCTTGAACCAGCATCTGGCTGagctccatcgccgcgagcgcgggggcgagccAGCCAGATGAGGAGATGACATCGACGATCGCCTGCagcaacctcgccgcctcaGGGAGGATAGCCTTCAGGTCATTGGTCAGGTCGCCATTGAGCTTCATGCGGCCAAAATGGGCCTgcatgagcgccgcgaccttGACATGTGGGTCGGTCGTGCGCCTATTATCCAGCGTCACGGCGGAGTGGTTCAGCACGTGACGGAGAATGTTCGACTCACCGGGGCGCACAGCAAACTTTTCAAACTCAGTCGCACCAGCCACGATCTCGAGTAAGCCCTTGAGCTTGGTCTTCGCCGTGAGAGAAGCGGCGAAGAGCTCGATCGTGGTGTAAGAGATGTAATAGTACGACCCGATCATACCCAAGTTAAGAGGCGCCACGTCCATGTCGTCTTCGATGCTGATGCACTTGCTCGCCTCAAGGTCGCCGAGGGTTGACTCCACCAGCTCCGAGAGCGCGTCAGAGAGGTGCCTGTGAGTCACCCCAGTGAGGTTGTAGTAGTTCGGGTTCTGGCTCAGTCGACGGTAATAGAACGACCAGGTCAGATAGTCGACCGCGTCCTGCTTCGTCTCGATGGTTCGCGTCACGATCTCTGCCGCCATGTGATCGTGAAGGAAGTGATCGAGGTGGGACTCAACAGGGAAGGGTTCGTACAGGAATTTCTTGTAGTACTCCTTCCTGGGCGCATGGCACAGCAAGACGCACACACTGTGGTCGTCGTGCAatggcctcgccgcgcgacccATCATCGCGAGGAGATCAGTGACGGGGTAGTCGGcagacgcggcgccgccggcgtcgtagTACTGTGTGCCCATGATCACCGACAGCTTGCACGAAGCGGTGAGACCCCACGCAAGTGGTGCAGTGACCACTAGCACAGTCGCTGCGCCAGATGAAAACACCCGCTCCAccagctcgcgctcatcggaGTCCATAGACTCGTGGAGAAGCGCGACACCGAAACCCAGTGCATGTCGCACGGCGGAATCCGAGATCTTGCCGATGTGAggcgcgaggtcctcggGATCACACGCGAGGAACTTTTGGGGCTTCCCATCCGCGGCAGCAAATGTGAGCAGGTCGAGTGAAGCCAGCTTTGCGTGCTTGCGCGTGGGCACAAACACGATGGAGGGttcgccgcccggcgcgtgctGACAGATGGCGCTGTACACGGGTCTGGCCATCGCCTGCATGCGTGCTTCAAAGTTCACAATGTCGATGCCGGTTACGCGGATATCGAGGGGCACCGGCCTGACACCCGGGGCAAAGTTGAAGAGgccgtgcgacgacgcgccaaTCCACTCGCCCAGGTCCCTCGCATTCGCGAGCGAAGTGCAAAGACCGACGATACGAATCGGTTTTTCGAGTTGGGAGCTGATGTACCTCATGCGGCTCGTGACCACTTCCATGGTTGGTCCCACGGCGCCACCGATCAAATGGAGTTCATCCGCAATGAAGAGCGAGACGTTCTGCACGTTTTTCCTCTGCTTCCACCTGCGGCTGATCACATCCCACTGTTGCGGCGTGGCGATGACCACTTGGCCCTTCTCGAGCAGCTTCAGATCCGTCGCGGTCTCGCCAGTTAGGGATACCACGCGCAATCCGAGTTTGtcgccgagcctcgcgctccagtCCTGCACACGCTCGCGCGCCAACTCAGGCGTTGGGGCCATGTATACGCATCGCACGACGTCGGCTTCGTTCTTGTTGAGCTTGTTTAGCATGCGCAGGATGGCAAACTCGGCGCAGACCGTCTTGCCACTGCCTGTGGGTGCACCGATCAACGCGTTATCGTCGGTGTTGTACAAGCACTGGAACACCTGGGTCTGCACCGGGTTGAAGTGCTTGATCCGCGGCGCGTAGAGAACGTCGAACCCATCTTGTTTCAATGCCGACGCCGGCAGGGGCTGCAGGTCGAGCAGCTCCGTGGGCGGTGGGTGCTTGTCAGGCAGCAGCAGGTGCTTGAAGCTGACCGGGATGATCGTCTCCGAACCAAGCCAACTGTCGGACACCACACGCACAAAGTACTGGGGCGGCAAGGGGTCGAGCAGGGTGATGGTGAATGAAACCGCGtggtcctcctcggcgttcACCTGCTTGAGCAGGAAGAACTCGTGGTGCAGGATCATCTCGCCGTCGTTGTCCTCGACGATGATCCAGAAGCCCTGTACGTACCCGTGCACCTTCTCGTCCCACTGAAAGTCCGGGGTCAGGGTTAGGTCCACCTTCAGCACCGATCGGGTGATGGGCTGGACATGCGCgctgagctcgaggcgagggaATTGGTGTACAAACTTGTGAATCGCCTTGCCCATCTTGGGGAAGCGGATCAGCTCGCCAATCTCCTGCGATGAGAGGTCGTAGTATCGCTCCCATGCCAGATCCTTGCGCTCAACCTTAATGAGGATGTCGTGAGGAATCCCCTTGAACTGGCGCAGCGGCGTCTGGCTGCCCCACGTCCGCCTCGCTGCCATCTTGCACAGTGCCAGAGCCTTATCCGCAAGCTGCGCCCAGCCGCGCTTGAGAACAATCTCAAAGATACATCGCAGGATGCGCCCTGCCGACTGAGTGACGTACACCATGTCAGCCATAAGCGCGAAACCTTCGAGTTTCATGCCACTAATGTAAGCCTGCAGCAGGATATTGATCTTTGCTGTCGGCTCTTCGATGGATTCCTTCACCGGAATGGGGACGCGCTCGGCAAGTTTAGCGAGTTCCAGTTTCTCTTCCTCCCTCACAGAGACGTATTTAAACTCCTCAGCGAGGGCAAACAGGCGGCACAGTTCGATGTCTCCCATCGTGGGCTTGAGGTGCTCGTTGAACGCTTTCACGGTCCCGTGGCTGATGTAGTAATGGCTTGCGATGCGGCCCAGGTCGGTGGCCTGCAGGTGACCGCTGCGCCTGTCGTATCGGCACAGGCCCGCCTTGTCAAGTTGCGTCGCAGCGGTGTGGATGAGGTCTGCGCGGCGCATCTCCAGCGTAGGATCATCCTCCAGCGCATCGATGCCAACTCCGTACAAATTGGGGTTCCTCAGCATCCGGACGTAAAGGTAGGTATAACCGAGCCAGttcaccgcgtccctcgagtCCTGCACCGTACCGAGGACCACCTCCGCATTGAGCGCATCCGCGAGGTTGTTCACAAACTGTGACTCAATCGGAAGCTGCTGGTTGAGCAGGGACAGGTAGTACTGCAGCTCGCTGTGCTGGGTGATGATGATACCCTCGCCGAAAGTATCGAACTGGGGACGACCGGCGCGACCCATCATCTGCATCACGTCCTGGAAGCTCAGCTCGTCCCATCCGCCCTTCTCCGGGTTGTACATCTGCGTCCCCTTGATTATCACGGTGTGCGCCGGGAGGTTCACACCCCACGCTAGCGTCGCGGTGCTCACCAGCACCTGCACGTGACCGTCCGCGAACAGCTCCTCGACCAATGTGCGGTCAGCGCGGGTCATGCCGGCGTGGTGAATGGCAAAGCCGTAGGGGAGTAGGTCGCGAAGGTCCGCGGAGCGGCATTGCTCCGCCTCGGTGATAAGAATCTCGCGGCTTGCGCTGTCCTCCTTCAAAAACCTGGCGAGCTGATCGGTCTCCAGCGCGGTGTCGCGCATCGCCTTGGCGGTCTTTGCCGTCTCCTTACGGCTGTGCACGAAGATAATCGTCTGCGACTTGCCCGCGTTCTCGAGAACTTTCTCGTAGCAGATCTCGTTCATCACCTGGAACCTCTGCAGGGGCTTCTTCACGGTAACGCCGATGAACTGCTGCTGCAAGGGGCACGGGCGGAAGCTGTTGTCAAACACGAACAGGCCCTTGGAAGGGTTGATacggaggaacgcggcgacgtcctcgaagTTCGGCAGCGTCGCCGACAGTCCGACCAGGCGGACCATCTCCTGCGTCGTCTCCACCTGGCGAACTGTGCGCGCCACGATGGACTCCAGCACAGGACCGCGGCTGTCGTGGAGGAGGTGAATCTCGTCGATGATGAGCAGACGAACCAGCTGCGTGTACGTCCTGTCACCGGATTTGCGGGTGATAATATCCCATTTCTCTGGGGTGGTGACGATTACTTGCGTGTCGTCAATCTGGGATCGGCTCAGGGATACATCGCCGGTGAGCTCCCTGACGTTGATCCCATATGGCTTGAGGCGGTTTCCAAGGTTACCCACCATCTCTGCCACGAGCGCCTTCATGGGGGCCACGTAGACAATCTTGAACGCGGACGTGTCGATAGTTCCGTCTGGCTTGCGGTGCAGGCCGATCTCGTGGAGGATGGTCAGCATCGCCACGTTAGTCTTGCCCGCACCCGTGGGGGCGCACAGGAGCATGTTCTCCGGCGACAGCATTGCCGTGTTGTACACCTGGCTCTGCACCCTGTTCAGGGACTTCATTCCAGCAAACGCAGGCTGCGCCCACTTGGGAAGCTCTTCGATGGTGCggaggacctcgccgtccgcgaaaGCCTTGGGCTTTAGCGCGGGGATGTGAACCTCTTCGTAGCCCTTCTTGGCGCTGCGGTAGGATCCCGGGGGCAGCTCGCACCGCTTGTTAGACATGAAGTGGGATCCCGCGGCAAATGCCAGGGCATCCAGCTCGAGCAGCTTGCGCCCAGCGGCCACGGCTCCTACGCCAGTGTCGGCCACGTCGgccgccacctcgccgcgcagacgCCTAGCCTCCTCGCGAATCTTAGCCTCCATCGCGGACTGCCTCGCCTTtgccgacgcgcgctcgcccgtcTGTCGCATCAGGtccagcaccgccgccgcctcgggccTGGCGCTCATCTGTTCCATGATGTGcgccttctcgtcgtcgtcctgcgcgcgcgccagtcGGGTGCACCATAccacacgcgcgcgggacttGAGAAGCTTCTTGATGAGGTCGAACTTGTCGTagtcgaggaggagcacgaGCCGGTtctcgcacgcgcgctcgtcatcCGTCTCGCAtcccaacgcggcgagcacctcctccgccatcttGGACGActcggccgcgtccgagtcggTGTACCCGAAAGCCGCGGCCACCTGCCGCTGGAGCCAGTAGGCGTCGATGTCCGAGGGTTTCACGATGTCCTCGTCGtactcctcgccgtcgtcgccgccgacgtccataccctgcacgccgcggccaaactcagcctcctccccggcgccctcgtcatcctcctccaCGTCGCTCGCCTCCAGGACCTCGTCCAGCTCGTTGTCCTCATCgttgtcctcctcctcctcctcgaactCGACGGCCACGCCGATGTCGTCATCGAGCGTATCGCCGGGGAcaacgtcgccctcgccggggccgccgcccgggttGAAATCGGTGATGAGCTTACCGACGGCGACAAACTGAGCAAACTTCTCGCTGCTCGTCGCACCCATCagggcctcgacgtccttctTCCTCTCCGGGTCTGTCTTGTGGTCGTCCTTCAGTACCTCGAGGAcctcatcggcggcgcccctgAGCACGTCCTGCGGCTGGTCTCCAAACTGGCCCTGGATCATTCCCAGGAGTGCCTCGTACGCAGCCCTGGTCTCCCTCGTCTTCGGGCGGTAGGACCCGTCGGCGTCAGCAGTGAGCACGCTGGACATGGCCTGGGCCCTGCCCTTCTTGCGTCGAGCGTTCAGGGCGTCCAGATCGTCCTGGTCCATCCCGCCCTTACGcctctctcgcgcgcgcttcttgcgatcctcgagctcggcgggctTGTCGCGGTGCACTCGGTCGCCGAACTGGCCGGGCTTGATGCGACCCCAGAGCGTCTCGGGCTCGCCGGTGGGCTCGCCGGTCACGCGGTCCTTGTTATCGGTCGTGAGCACGAGGCTCGCGTTCTGCGCGGGGTCGGAAACAAAGACGGGCGGTCAGCGAACGCGAGCGGATGGAGGGGCGGGAGGAGATTGGAttacggcggcggggttgcCCGGTGCGCAAACTCACCGCTCGGTACTCGTACTGCCTGTAACGCGCGTGggcctcggcgccaccgcccgtaGCGTCTTTGCGCCCttcatcttcgccgcggccgccacctGCGATGTCGTGGTGAGTGAGAAACGGGATGGTCAGCTCCGAGGCGGGACGGGGGtcgagacgcggcggggcgggcgggggttGAGGTTCTAGGCATTTTGGCCCTACCGGTGGGCATTTTTCCGCGGGTCCGCGCTCAAGATCCCGAGCCCGATCTACCGTCGACCGATTCGAGCTCTCGTGAACGTATCGCGTTACCCTCGCAGTCGAACCGTGAACTCTTgcgccctcgtcggtgaGACCGATCACGCGCGGACCGGATGTGGACAGCGCTCCAGCTGTCGCACTGTTGTCGCCAATCCGAAGAAGGCGAGAGGGACAAAATTTCTTGGGATGCCTGGCGACTAGTTAGCGTTAATCGATGTTGATTACCCATAGGTCTCAAGTATGAAGGTCGTATGACTTTCCTTCCACAATATATTGAACGAAGCTCGATGTTATTTTCCCGCCCAGTTCCATTCCGATCGACTTTCGGACCCTCCCCGTCGGCGCTGCGCGCAATGCGATCGGCGCAAGGAGGCGATTGCTAATTGTTTAACCTCGAACATACCGTACTCGAAGACGGTAATCGATAAGAGACGAGAACTGGCCTCTCGGTGCAGACTGAAGAGGCCCCGGGACAGGAGCACATCGGACCCGGCTGGACCCTGCtgctgctcggcgccgactgCAGAAATGATTGCCGGCCCCGGGGAGGATCGGCCGGGCTCTCCCAAGGGTGTCCGACGCCAGGTCAAGGCGTTGAGGTACACTCGATACGCTGCGAGTAGATTCGCGTCGTCATGGAGGACTGTGATAATCCTGATCATGGCGCTCATCGGGACCGCACGAGCAGGTACGCTCCTTGCCAGTCGAACCCGTTGTTGCCTTATTTTCGCGGGCGGGCGTCGACTTtccggcgggcgacgacgggctttcacgagcggcgcggcggagttAGCAACGCGATCGAATTTTCCGGCGCTTCGTCGGGCTCAACGCAATCACTGCGTCAAAACCGCTGGTCCCTTGAACCCATCGGTGGGACCGAAGCGCGtcatcgcggccgcgcgcgccgcaaCCGATATTCCTAACAACACGCTTTTCCCACGTTTTGCCCTCACCCTACTTCCCTCTCAAACGCAGGCACGCTGCTGGAGAAGCTCGTGTCCCGATCTGGCATGGTCGGTTTAGGCAACTATAAGTACTATAAGTTGCATCTGCGCTgcacggaggcggcgcaggcggtgACGTTCAGGCTCCATGCACTGGACGGCAACCCTGATCTGTACATCTCGAAGACTTTGAGGAACCCGACCAGAAGTCATGGGTATCACTCGTGGAAGTCCGAGGAGACGGGGCTCAAGGAGGACGTCATCGTGATCGAACGTCCTGAGGCTGGAACGTACTACATCGCGGTTTACGGCGCGGCCACCGCGACATTCAAGGTGACCGCGTTCACCAAGATGTGGACCGGCAAGCATCCGTGCACAGGGTTCAGGATAGAGGACAACGATACAGAGGAGGAGAACACCGACGGATCCTTCCTGCTGGAGAACAAGATGACGGTCACGGGAGGGGTGAACTTTGAGTCCAATATGAACGTATTGCAGGATGTCACGCTGGGCGACAGCCAGACGGACACAATATCGATCAAGGGTCAGGTTCAGCTCGGCACCGCGAGTCCCGGCGAGTACATCATCCACAAGGCAGATACCGTAAACGTCACAGGTGGGACGCTCGTGTTGAGAGGAGCCAACACCATGGGCGCAAATGCCGGTAATGTCACGCTCATGGCTGGTCTCGGCACGCaggggcgaggaggaagcaTGAACCTCTTTGCCGGTGCCGCAAACTatgccgacgccggggacctGACCATCGGGACtggccgcgcgctggagggcCGCGCAGGTAATCTGACCATCTTCGTGAGCCGTGGCGAcgtgggcgtgggcggaAACGTGACCGTGAAAGCGGGTTTAACCTCCGATGAGGATATGCCCGGAGGAAGCGTCAACATCGCCGCAGGCATTGGTGCAAACAGCACTGGCGGAAGGGGTGGTGTGATTAAGATTGACGGCGGATTGGCCCAAGGGAACAAAAGTTGCGACTTAACAGACTACGTTTGCTCCGGAATCGCAGTCAACGTGGCGGTATACGAGGCCGTCCTCCACGGCTGCACGAGTGACTTTTCTACGATGACGAGTGTCGAAAATGTCACCTACCTGTGCGGCACCATGCAAGTCAGCTCTGAGCAATATTTTGCAGTTCTCGGCGGGTGCACCCAGAAATGCTTGGGTGGCGCTGTCGAGGTGAGCGGCGGTCTGTCGtcgggcggcgtgggcggcgcggtggtcgtgACGGGCGGTGCGACGAGCAGCACCGACCCgtacgctcgcggcggtaaCGTGGAGGTCCGTGGTGGCACAGCTGCACTTGGCAGCGGTGGCGCAGTTTTGTTGTCAAGCGGCCGCAGCGCGCAGCGCTCAAGTGGTGAGGTGCTGGTGCGTACGGAGACGAGCGGCAACGACGGCGTGAGCGGCGAGATCAGCGTCGAGACCGGTGCGTCCGCGGTCGGAGACAGCGGCGGGATCACGCTGGCCACGgggtcggcgatgaccggcgctggcggggacGTGAACCTGCTGGTGGGATCTGGCGACACCGAGAACGGCGGAGCTGTGGTGATAAAAGCTGGCGAGAGCCACGCCGActcgaagaagggcggcggtgtGTTCATCACATCTGGCGCCGGCACGAGCGCCCAGGAAGGCtctggcggcgagctcgtcatGATGGCGGGCAACGCTGAGGGCAGCTTggctggcgacggaggcCGAGTTGAAATCAGAGGTGGCAAGGCCGTTGGTGGCAGGGGTGGCGACGTGGCGGTGTCTGGTGGCAACAGCtactcgggcgacggcggcgcgctgatcCTGCAGGGCGGCTCGTCCGAaaccggcaccggcggcgacgtgatcctcgacgcgggcgagagcgGCACCCACGAGGAGTCCAAGGAGGGCATGATTCGCATTGCTCCCACAAGTGCATCCTACGTCAGGATTGGCCGCAGCGGATCCAAGACTGTGCGCACAGATGTTTTTGGTGATCTGACTGTGCACGGCAGCTTCGTGTCGACAAACAGCATGGTGTTCCAGGACACGTACGCAGAGCGCGTGCACGTGAGCCAAGAGCAGGACCTGGTCATCCAGGAAGAGACGCGTGTGCCAAAGATCACGGGTCTGGACTCCGAAGATGTGTCTGCTACCCCCACGAGCACGCTGACTCTTGACGCGGGCCAGGGCGGCAGTGACCAGTGGATTGAGATCGGTCCTTGGGAGGCTGAGTACATCACCATCGGTGGCAAGAACAACAATGCCTCCCACGGTGCCCGCGACCAGTCTGCGCTGCTCCTGAGACAGGGCTACGACGAGGCTGACAAGCGCCTGCAGATGAACCGCACAGGAGCAATCCTGATGCAGGCTGCGGCGTCCATGCCAATTCTGATCCACACCAACCCGACGCGCGGTACCAAtaacaccggcggcgacatcaacATGCTGGTCGGGTCCGGCGACACCGGGCACGGCGGCAACATGACGCTGACGTCCGGCGACACCGTGGACGCTCGCCACAGAGGAGGCTTCCTGACACTCACGGCTGGTGGAAACAACAACACCGTGGGTGGCCGGGGCGGAGTGGTGAAGGTGACCGGTGGTTTTGCTGGTGGCACGACCGACTGCGATCTGGACTACTACGAGTGCGGCGGCCTGAACATCACTGCGGCGATGCACGAGGCTGTGCTGCACAGCTGCTCGACTATCAATGCTACGCATTTCCTGTGCAACTCGACTTTTGTTTCTTCTGACCAGCGCACTGCTGTGCTTGGAGGGTGCACCCAGAAATGCTTGGGTGGCGCTGTCGAGGTGAGCGGCGGTCTGTCGtcgggcggcgtgggcggcgcggtggtcgtgACGGGCGGTGCGACGAGCAGCACCGACTCGCAAGGCCGCGGCGGTAATGTGGAAATCCGCGGCGGATCGTCAAGCGCTGGGGAGGGTGGCTCTCTGCTGTTGACCGGCGGATTTTCGGATCTCAGTACTGGCGGTGATGTGATTGTTGATGCGGGTTTCAGTGGCACGTCGAATACTACGAAGGAAGGTCTAATTCGCGTCGCACCGACCAGGGCGACGATTGTTACCGTTGGCAGCTTTGAGAACATCGTCCCTACGGAG is from Micromonas commoda chromosome 12, complete sequence and encodes:
- a CDS encoding predicted protein gives rise to the protein MSSVLTADADGSYRPKTRETRAAYEALLGMIQGQFGDQPQDVLRGAADEVLEVLKDDHKTDPERKKDVEALMGATSSEKFAQFVAVGKLITDFNPGGGPGEGDVVPGDTLDDDIGVAVEFEEEEEDNDEDNELDEVLEASDVEEDDEGAGEEAEFGRGVQGMDVGGDDGEEYDEDIVKPSDIDAYWLQRQVAAAFGYTDSDAAESSKMAEEVLAALGCETDDERACENRLVLLLDYDKFDLIKKLLKSRARVVWCTRLARAQDDDEKAHIMEQMSARPEAAAVLDLMRQTGERASAKARQRLRGEVAADVADTGVGAVAAGRKLLELDALAFAAGSHFMSNKRCELPPGSYRSAKKGYEEVHIPALKPKAFADGEVLRTIEELPKWAQPAFAGMKSLNRVQSQVYNTAMLSPENMLLCAPTGAGKTNVAMLTILHEIGLHRKPDGTIDTSAFKIVYVAPMKALVAEMVGNLGNRLKPYGINVRELTGDVSLSRSQIDDTQVIVTTPEKWDIITRKSGDRTYTQLVRLLIIDEIHLLHDSRGPVLESIVARTVRQVETTQEMVRLVGLSATLPNFEDVAAFLRINPSKGLFVFDNSFRPCPLQQQFIGVTVKKPLQRFQVMNEICYEKVLENAGKSQTIIFVHSRKETAKTAKAMRDTALETDQLARFLKEDSASREILITEAEQCRSADLRDLLPYGFAIHHAGMTRADRTLVEELFADGHVQVLVSTATLAWGVNLPAHTVIIKGTQMYNPEKGGWDELSFQDVMQMMGRAGRPQFDTFGEGIIITQHSELQYYLSLLNQQLPIESQFVNNLADALNAEVVLGTVQDSRDAVNWLGYTYLYVRMLRNPNLYGVGIDALEDDPTLEMRRADLIHTAATQLDKAGLCRYDRRSGHLQATDLGRIASHYYISHGTVKAFNEHLKPTMGDIELCRLFALAEEFKYVSVREEEKLELAKLAERVPIPVKESIEEPTAKINILLQAYISGMKLEGFALMADMVYVTQSAGRILRCIFEIVLKRGWAQLADKALALCKMAARRTWGSQTPLRQFKGIPHDILIKVERKDLAWERYYDLSSQEIGELIRFPKMGKAIHKFVHQFPRLELSAHVQPITRSVLKVDLTLTPDFQWDEKVHGYVQGFWIIVEDNDGEMILHHEFFLLKQVNAEEDHAVSFTITLLDPLPPQYFVRVVSDSWLGSETIIPVSFKHLLLPDKHPPPTELLDLQPLPASALKQDGFDVLYAPRIKHFNPVQTQVFQCLYNTDDNALIGAPTGSGKTVCAEFAILRMLNKLNKNEADVVRCVYMAPTPELARERVQDWSARLGDKLGLRVVSLTGETATDLKLLEKGQVVIATPQQWDVISRRWKQRKNVQNVSLFIADELHLIGGAVGPTMEVVTSRMRYISSQLEKPIRIVGLCTSLANARDLGEWIGASSHGLFNFAPGVRPVPLDIRVTGIDIVNFEARMQAMARPVYSAICQHAPGGEPSIVFVPTRKHAKLASLDLLTFAAADGKPQKFLACDPEDLAPHIGKISDSAVRHALGFGVALLHESMDSDERELVERVFSSGAATVLVVTAPLAWGLTASCKLSVIMGTQYYDAGGAASADYPVTDLLAMMGRAARPLHDDHSVCVLLCHAPRKEYYKKFLYEPFPVESHLDHFLHDHMAAEIVTRTIETKQDAVDYLTWSFYYRRLSQNPNYYNLTGVTHRHLSDALSELVESTLGDLEASKCISIEDDMDVAPLNLGMIGSYYYISYTTIELFAASLTAKTKLKGLLEIVAGATEFEKFAVRPGESNILRHVLNHSAVTLDNRRTTDPHVKVAALMQAHFGRMKLNGDLTNDLKAILPEAARLLQAIVDVISSSGWLAPALAAMELSQMLVQGMWDKDSPLLQLPHVDKDCAARCAEAGIESVYDLVDIEDDDKRAELLQMTDAQMGEVAEACNRYPNIEVNYEVVNADEVEAGDSVEMVVSLEREMDDDGELGAVVAPRYPKKKDSESWWLVVGDAKKGTLSAIKRVNLGRKQKVKLEFQAPSEPGNVDYTLFFMCDSYLGCDQEYEFTLNVQEAQSGSESGSEEDAMDE